The genomic segment AGTTCTGAGAGTCCCAGGGACCAGAGGGGTGCACACCATAGCCATCTTCTGGTCTGCCCCCACAGCTTGCTTCCCCTCTGCAAATTCCAGATCATGCGCTCCTCAGAGCTGATGGGTGATGGGCCCAGGGAAGGAGTGCACACTGGGGAGGACATGGGATAGTAGGAAGGTGGAGAGGGCCAGGGATGGGGGTTAAGGGCAGAAGGTTAAGGGGGTGTTTGAATGGAAAAAAGGGATGAGTCACagcttttccctccctttccccaccGAGGCACAAGGAACGCTGCTGACTGGTGGCTCTCCCACTGGATATCCCAGCTGAAGGCAAACAAGAATAACTCCCAGGAGGTGCCAGCCCCCACCAACCCGGGATCCACAGGGCTCCTCTCTGcccagctgcttctcttctcccccagAAACCTCTAGTGAGTGGCTGGAGCTAGAGCAGGCTTGGGGCTCCCAGAGGGGTtgcggaggtgggggtgggggtcggggctGATGTTCCAGGTGTGTGTCTTCTGGTGGGGAGAGCTggcgtgggggaggggaagggacccCCCGAGGGGCCCTTCTTTTGGTTACCCACAGCCCCCTCCTCACCACCCAGCACCTCAGTGTTCCCACTGCCAAAAACTGCCTCCAATGGCTCCTCAGACATCCGTTTCTACCTCACCGTATACGCAACCATTGCTGGTGTCAACTCCCTCTGCACCTTTCTCCGGGCAGTGCTCTTTGCAGCGGGCACCCTCCAAGCAGCCGCCACCCTACATCGCCGCCTGCTGTGTCGAGTCCTTATGGTGAGGGGATAGGAGGGTGGGGTGGCATGGGGGAGCCCTCTCAGTACTTGGGCTCCATCAGGTGCCCCATCCTACCTCCTAGTCCTCAGGAGAAGACAGCCCTCACAGGTGCGTGCAGCACTTGGCAGCTTGAGACCTGGAGAGGCTGAGAGCAGAGCAGCTCTCTGAGTTCAAACCCAGTTACTTAAGCTGGTAGCGTTCTGACCTGTAAAATTGGGAGAAGAGAATCTTCCTGAGTCACTCCTGTTTTGGACTTCAAGTGCAGAGGCCTGAATTAGTCACCTCTTATTTGTGGGGCATGGGACACCCCTTAGATCATAagttcccttttttattttacttatttacccaTTCCCTTTTATCTATGTACCTACCCTATtctgtttccccttctttccttgaTAAAGCAACCATTCTTAGTAGGTatcatctcaggactctgagatcagagcccaagccaaaggcagacgcttaaacaactgaaccacccaggcacccttggcaTTCtatttcttaacaattttttttttttacttcttacaatttttatttaggGCTGTTTTTAAGATCCATCCCTGTTGTTGTGTACATATTTAGTCTGTTGCTGACCTTATAGgcttattatgaggattaaattaattaGTACATGGAAAGTGCTTAGGATAGTGCCTGGAACATACTAAATACTCAATCAGCAATTATTATTAGtcatgttgttcttttttttttttttaagattttatttattcatgagagacatagagaggcagagacacaggcagagggagaagcaggctccttgcagggagcctgacatggaactcgatcctgggtctccaggatcaggccctgggctgaaggcagcgctaaaccgctgagctacccaggacgccctttgttgttgttcttataaAGCCCTTTTCTTGtctgttatcctttttttttttttttttaagattttatttatttattcatgagagagacacagagagagagagaggcagagacacaggcagagggagaagcaggctccacgcagagagcctgatgtgggactcgatcccgggtctccaggatcaccccctgggctgcaggcagtgctaaaccgctgcaccaccggggctgcccttgtctgttatcctttaaaaaaattttttaagtaatctctacactgtgtatggggctcgaactcacaaccctaagatcaagagcctTGATTGTgcctcaccaactgagccagccaggcaccctcttGACCATTATCAAGGTCTTGTAATAATCCTGTGAAGTAGgtactgttatccccatttttttttattttctttttttttacccccccgcccccccactctgttatccccattttacagataaggaacctGAGGCAATGAGAGCGTAAGTGACCTGGGTAAGGCTAGTTCTGTGGAGAGTTGGGCTGGGAACCCAGTCCTATATGGGTATTCCTGTTGCCTGTCAGGGAGTAGCCACCCACagttctgcctctcctccaggaCCACAGCCTCTTTGGGCTGTGAAGGAATTCGTTTCTTATAAATTGGCATTAGGAGGTGCTTCCAGAAGTCCTTTGCCCTAGTCCCCTGCCCTAAGAGGATTATTCCTCAAGTAAAGGCAGAGAGCTGGGGGATGGAGAAGGTGAAGAAAGGGACAGGCTGTCTCTGAGATGGCCCACCCAGTAGCCATCTAAACAGCTAGAgactgggcagcccctgtggcacagcggtttgacaccacctgcagcccggggtgtgatcctagagacccgggatcgagtcccacatcgggctccctgcatggagcctgcttctccctctgcctgtgtctctgcccctctccctctcctctctctctctctctctccccctctccctgaataaataaataaataaataaataataaataaataaataaataaataaataaataaataaatatatctttaaaaataaaataataaaaaaaaaaacagctagagACTGCTGAGCACTCACTCTCTGCCAGGCAGACTGTGCTCAGCATCTGACTGCTGTACACGTGCTTTCGATCCTACCAGCAGCCCTGAGAGCTGCAGTTCTGTTATTATCCCTGCTTTTGAGATGAGGAACAGGGGCCTTAAGAGATTAAcctccttgggacgcctgggtggctcagtggttgaacgtctgcctctggctcaggtcgtctgcctctggcttaggtcctgcctctggctcaggttgtgatcccggggttccaggatcaagtcccatatcaggccccctgcagggagcctgcttctccctctgcctgtgtctctgcctttctctgtgtgtctctcatgaataaataaataaaacctttaaaaaagagagagagagagagagagagagattaagctCTTTGCCCGGGGCCTCCTATCCAGCAAATGGCAGGGCCAGAATCCCAGCggcagtctgattccagagcctgagTGCTGAGCTACTGAGCTCATACTGACTTAGCCACGGGCGATCAGGATGTTCCTCTTGACCTCTAACTAAATCTTACGAGCCTAAAGTCCTCTTCTTCTGGAAAGAGACTGGCTCCTGCCCTGCAAAGGGGAGTTGGCATGTCTAGCACAGAGGTAGAGGAATGGCCAGCATGGCCTCTCAGGGTCATCACTAGCCGGAGAGATGGGAGAGTCTCTACTTTTCCCACCCTGAGAGGGTCTCCCTCCAAGCTCCAccagccccttcctctctgcccccaaaCTCTGGGGacactttcctcctttcctcttttctactttgggcctttctccccaccccacctcccccccagggctgtccccagcccctctgctgccaggccctgccctcgCCCAACCACAACCCCTCTCCCAGGCACCAGTGACTTTCTTCGACTCCACACCTGCCGGCCGGGTTCTAAACCGCTTCTCCTCCGACGTGGCCTGTGCAGATGACAGCCTGCCCTTCACCCTCAACATCCTGCTGGCCAATGCGGCGGGCCTGCTGGGCCTCTTGGCAGTGCTGGGCTCGGGCCTGCCCtggctgctactgctgctgcccGTGCTGAGCGTCCTCTACTACCGCGTGCAGCGCCACTACAGGGCCTCCTCCCGGGAGCTGCGGCGCCTGAGCAGCCTCACCCTATCACCTCTCTACACCCACCTGGCTGACACCTTGGCTGGCCTCCCTGTGCTCCGGGCCGCAGGGGCCACCTCCAGGTGCGTGGAATCTGCCTCTGGCCACAGCCAGTGGGGAGGAGAAGCTGAAGGAGGTGAGAAGAAGGACCCCTGAAAAGAAGGGCACATGGAGGCAGGCCCCAGGTCTCCTGAGAAAGGAAGGGTGGGTGAGTGTAGAAAAAGGGATGGGGGATAGGGGGCAGAACATAGTCCCTCTGTACCTGCTAGGAGAGGCCTGTGGGTGTGTAGGTCAGCTCCGAAAAAGTTGCTGCGTTCTGCGGGGAAGGAGTCTGGTGGGGTCACTGCAACAAGGGAGTGGCCTCTcatccctcctggcctcccccaggTTTGAGGAGGAGAACCAGAGACTCCTGGAGCTAAACCAGAGGTGCCAATTTGCCGCCAGTGCCACGATACAGTGGCTAGACATTCGGCTGCAGCTCATGGGAGCCACAGTGGTCAGTGCCATCGCGGGCATCGCCCTAGTGCAGCACCAGCAGGGCCTCACCAACCCAGGTGCCACCCCGGGAGCCTCACTCTCAACTCAGAAGCATCCCAGACCTCCCTCCCTGCACTGTCCCCCCAGCATTTCATCTCCCACCTTGGGGTCCTGTGAGGATGTGTTGTCATTGTCATCACTCCCATTTTagagttgaggaaactgagtcccagggaGAGACTTGCCCAGGTGGTAGTGGGTCTGGGACTAAAACAAGCATTCTGACCTTCAccccttccctgctctgcccCATTACTGACACTGCCAGGCCCATCTTCCATTGTCTTCTCTCGAAGCCTATCCAGGCCCACCTCACTCCCTTGTGGCTCACCTCCTGTGGATCCCATCTGGGTCCCAGCATCTTCCTGCTTCtctacaggctttttttttttttttttttttttaagattttatttacttattcatgagaaacagagacagagaggcagagactcagccagagggagaagcaggctccatgcagggagcctgatgtgggactcgatcccaggtctccaggatcacaccctgggccgaaggcaggcgctaaaccgctgagccacccaggctgccttctgCAGGCTTTTACGTGCCACAGTCCATAGCCTTGAattctccctcctgccccagctctgctcccACATGTATCCTAGTGTCCATCCGCTAGCGGCTTGTGCTCTTCCCCTCCAGGACTGGTGGGCCTGTCACTGTCTTACGCTCTGTCCCTGACGGGCCTGCTCTCTGGCCTGGTGAGCAGCTTCACGCAGACAGAAACCATGCTGGTAAGCGTCGAGCGTCTCGAGGAGTACTCCTGTGACCTGCCCCAAGAGCCCCAGGGCCAGCTGCCAAGGGTAGGCCTGCaatccctgccctgggcctgggcacTGGAACCCTGGGGGACCCTCCTGACAGTCCCGCCTCCcctcattcctttccttttgGTCCTCACTGTTTTTCTCAGCCCCTCTCATGTCACTGTGTGATGTCACATTCTTCACGGTGTGTCTCTCATCCTTGTGCCCATCCAGAGGGCCTCACCTCTGCTGCCCATGCCCTTTCCTCTTGTGCCAAccctttctccttattttcccttcttcccactccCCATTGCGTCTCCTCCTCATTTCTTCCACCTtacccatctctgtctctcttccaccCATGGACCCCACCAGCTGGGCGTTGGCTGGCTGACCCAGGGGAGTGTGGAGTTCCAGGATGTGGTGCTGGTATACCGGCCGGGGCTGCCAAATGCCCTGGATGGGGTGACTTTCCGTGTGCAGCCTGGAGAGAAGTTGGGCATCGTGGGCCGCACAGGCTCTGGCAAGTCTTCCCTGTTGTTGGTGCTCTTCCGGCTGCTGGAACCTAGTTCGGGGAGAGTGCTGCTGGACGGTGTGGACACCAGCCAGCTGGAGCTGGCTGAACTCAGGTctgggggaggaagaagagggacacCAGGCTACTGGGACATGGGGGAATGTCCAGCTAGGAAGGCTTTATATCAACCCGGGGCAGCCAGGGCCAGGAAGGGGCAGGATAGAGGACAGGACAAGCAGGTGAGGACAGCGAGATCCTAGTACCGAGGTTCAAACTCATAGCTGTGGTCTCAAGGTCTGCAGTCTGACCCAGGCCCACCTTTCCAGCTTTGCCTTATACTTTCTGGCACATAGCCTCCATTCGAGACCACCAGTCACTGCCTCCTGAACCAGAGTCTTCCAGGGGCAGTGCCCCATACTGATGTCCTCAGCCCTGAGACTCGGCAGGCAGTGCTTGGGACAGCTCAAGACCTGGGTCGGTTGCCCCCAGCCACAAGTGGCCTTTTCTGGAGCTAATCATCTCCCTATCCCCACatctaggttttttgttttttgtttttttcaaaagtgaTCTAGTATCATTTTTGCTGAGTTCTGTGCCATGCACGAGGTAGGGCAGCTCTGTCCTAAAGCCCATGACTGATCCCAAGCCCTGGCCCTGGtcttcctgccttctcttctcACCTGTGGCAGCCTTACCTTATGGCTCAAACATATAGCTCCTCAAGACTTGATTCCAGGCCCACTTCTGACCTTGAAGTGTCCCCTCCCCATTCATGTTCTGGTCATTCCTTGCCACTGCTGCCCAGTGGCTGCTAGAGTTGGGCCCACACAGCTTAGCCCACTCCTGTTCTCAGTGTTTCTCCATATTTTGTGCCTTAGTGAGATGTAAGCTCCTTAAGGATAGGGTCAAGACCTTTGGTATCTTGATGCTCCCTGTAGCACTGGCACAGTAGGTACATGACTGATCAGCTGGGGAGCAGAGTGGGGATTTTGTTCAGGTCTTACCCCTCCCCCCAAGCTTTCCTGGAAGTGCCCACTAAAAAACTGTGCTAGGAACAGAAGTGGCCACATCTCCAGTCTAGATCCCATGTCCTGTCGCCTTCTTACCCCCCCAGATCCCAGCTGGCTATCATCCCCCAGGAACCCTTTCTGTTTAGTGGGACTGTTCGGGAAAACCTGGATCCCCAGGGCCTGCATGAGGACAGGGCCCTGTGGCAGGCCCTGGAGCAGTGCCACCTGAGCGAGGTGATTGTGTCCTTGGGTGAGTATTAGGCCCTACCCTGCAGGGTAgtcagagggagcagggagaggccTGAGACCTGGGGCTGAGGATGCTGTGCCTTGTAGGTGGCCTGGATGGTGAGCTGGGTGAGGGGGGCCGGAGCTTATCCCTGGGGCAGAGGCAGCTGCTGTGTCTGGCCAGGGCTCTCCTCACGGATGCCAAGGTGAGGCAACAGGAAGGGACATTAAAGAGGGCCAGGAAGAAGGCAGGGGGCAGTCAGGGTGAAGGAGTGGGTTGTGGAGAGGTTTTGGGGGACTaagttaattttccttttagagctggaggtggggagcTGTAGGTTGGCTGGTCTGGGCCCGGAGGTGGGGGCTGGTACTTGGGTGGGAGCCAAGGCTAACCCgattcctccctcctctccccccaccctctgcgCATGTTCCAGATCTTGTGTATTGATGAGGCCACGGCGAGTGTGGACCAGAAGACAGACCAACTGCTCCAGCAGACCATTTGCAAACGCTTTGCCAACAAGACAGTGCTGACCATTGCGCACAGGTGTGCCAGTGTCTGGAGTGAGAATTGAATCAAGGCCTATGGTGACATGAACCCAGAGCCTCCCTTCCTTTCAGGGACCCCAGGGGTCAGGGCTCTAGAGATTCTAACCCCCCATGAATCTCAGCTCCTTGTTCTCCAGGCTCTTTATAGCACACTGTCCAAGGGTATCTGCAGTcttccccagcacagagccagacactaAAGCCTGTGGGGCATACCTATGCTGtccaggggagaagagggaagagcaagTCAGCTCTCTTCTTTAGGGCCTTGTCCGCTGTCCCCCCACTGACCACCTTCTCTCACACAGGCTCAACACGATCCTGAACTCTGACCGTGTACTGGTGCTGCAAGCAGGGAGGGTCATGGAGCTGGACTCCCCCGCTGCCCTGCGCAGCCAGCCCCACTCGCTATTCCAGCAGCTGCTGCAGAGCAGCCAGCAGGGATCCCAGTCCTCTCGCTGAGGGTCCTGAGCCTGCCCTCCCACCGTCCTACAGGGTCTCCCCTCGGTCTTACCTAGTCCTGAGCAGCTGCAGGGGTGCTGGTTGCTTGTTTACATTCTCCTTTGTGGCTCTACCTCTCCCTCACTTCCCAGAGGGGAAAAGGGGACCCTAGGTCTTCTCTGGAACCCCTGTTCTCTTGCGGGGCAGAGTCCTGAGGCTCCAGAACCAGGCCTCTGCTCTGGCCCTCTTACAGCTGGGACTTCAGGCAGATTTTCTGGCAAAGGAGCCCATGTGTacttttcatagttttatttgataaaatttccATCTTACAgtctatgtattaaaaaaataatatttctggtGTGTGGCTAAGGTCCTTCAGTGTGTGAGCCCCAGGAGAGGGGTGGCGACGAAGGCCTATTCCAGTCTGAGAAGCTGAGGAGGTGaaggtggggggctggggagccccCACCTCCATCACAGTGCTGTGGTCTTTCCAGGCTCAGGGGGCAGGTCAGGTGACAGGGGGAGCCCTGCCGGCAGCATGCTAACCTGACACTCCTGGTCCTGGCATGCCGGGGCATAGTGTGGGGCAGGGTAGCAACAGGGTCCAGGGGGGCATACACCCCGGCGCCAGGCCCTCAGGGTCAGCAACATTGTGGACAGGACCAGGGCGGTGGTGAGGGCCCCAAAGACCACCACAGCCACCAGGCTAGATACACCTAGCCCAGCCTCTTGCCTCCGCACCACCTCTTTCACTGAGATGCGCAGCAGACCCGCCCCCACGCTGTGGGGGACAGGCCCTGTGGCAGGTACTGCCAGAGCCGAGGTGGTCCCCAAGGGGATGTCCACTATGGTGGCGGGTTCTGAGACCGGTAAGATGAGCTCGCAGGTCTTGCCGCCATAGCCGCTGGGGCAGAGACAGTCAAAGTCATGGACGCGGTCCCGACAGCGGGCCCCTCTCTGGCACGGACGGCTGGCACAGTCATCCAGGTTGACTGTGCAGAAGCGACCAGCAAAGCcctcagggcagaggcaggagaagcgGTTTATGCCATCCAGGCAGGTGGCGCCATTGGCACAAGGTCGCATCAGACAGTCGTCTACATTGACCTCACAACGAGAACCCACAAAGCCTACCAGACAGCGGCAGGTGAAGTTGAGAGCAAAGCCCTGGTCATCCTGGCATTGCCCACCATTCCGGCATGGGGAGCTGCAGTGGGAGGGAAAGAGGTCCGTAAGGCCAACTCACACTGTTAGGGTAGCCCAGGTCAGCATCCTGACTGCCGCCACCCTTCAACCCCCTTTCTGGCTAAGTCACCTTGAGtccctctctctgagcctccaatgcctccattttaaaaatgagaataagactAGTCCCCTAGTCCCCCCAgattgtgagggttaaatgagctAATTCAATGTCAAGCGGTTAGCATAGGACCTGGCCCCAAGGCAAGGCTCAACGCAGGCgtgctattattatcctcagAGACACTTGGACCTGCAGCAGAAATGAGGACAAGTCCAGCCCTGCAGCCCATGTGCTCACTCACAACAAGGCAGAGAGTTGCTGAGCGGAATGTCTCTGGGAGCTGTGTGCCAGCTTTTCCGAGGGGCCAAGGGGAGTCCTAGGTCCTTAACCTCCCTACACCCACCTTCTCAACCAGAGCAGTCACATGTTAACGTGGTACAACTTCAGCAACTCCAAGTTTGGTTTTGGAGAAACGGTTCAAATGGTACCAAAAAAGTTGagaaaccgggatccctgggtggcgcagcggtttggcgcctgcctttggcccagggcgcgatcctggagacccgggatcgaatcccacatcaggctcccggtgcatggagcctgcttctccctctgcctatgtctctgcctctctctctctctctctgtgactatcataaataaataaaaattaaaaaaaaaaaatttaaaaaaaaaaaaaaaaaagttgagaaacccTGGACAAGGGACACTTTGGCTCCCTGGACCCTCAGACCTAATACTTTGCCACCACCCTCTCTATAGTCCTGCTTCCTTTCCCATCACCAACTTCTCCCCTAACCTCCCACTCACCCACAGGCCAGTACTCACCCTGCCTGTTCACAGGGTCCAGACTTGCGCTCGCAGTCATGTCCATGGAAACTTGGTGGACACACACAGTGGTACTCACCACCCCCGTCATAGACACACTGGCCACCATTCCGACAGGGGTTCTGTGTGGTACAGATGTGCTCATCTGGAAAGGAGACCGGGAAGGCTCTGGGTGCCTGAGGTCTGGGTGCCCAGACCTGCCCAGGCCCCACCTGAAGCTCTATGGGCATGACTTGTACTACAAACCCACCCAGAGCTTCTGTGGTGTAGTGGGGGAAAACAACACTGCATTGGTGTCAGGAGGCTCCTAGCCCCAGCATCATCTGTCTGTCTCAAAGCTATTGGGCAAGTTGTATCTCATCTGTGGGTCTCCGTTTCCTCATCGGTAAAATGAGTACATTTTAGCAGCTGCCTTGCCCACCTCATAGGATTATGTTGACTGAATTAGGCAACTGGTATAAAgtctaaaatgataaaataccatGTATTTGAGGGTTTAAGCCAGACAGTGCTCTTAAATTTGTGCTTAATATTAAATATAGGTGCTCGATAAATATGTTATCGATGGATGTTCTCCCAAGACACGGGGTCCCTAGTCCAAAAGCTACCCTTACTGCTCCCCTACCTTTGTCACAGAACTTGCCTGCCCAGCCACTATGACAGATGCACTGCCAGGGCTGGTGGCAGGTCCCATGCTGGCAGCCAGGCATTCTCACGCAGCGCTCACAGTGCAGCCCTTCCCAGCCTGGGTCACACCTGGTGGGGAGAAGCACAGGGGCAGGGCTCTGGGTGGGGGGATCTGAGGAGATGGGAGAGGCAATACCAGAGCTTCTAGAAAACACAAGGACATATGAGAACCTCTAAGAGAGACCAGGCCTGCCCCAGGTAGGTATAGGGCTGTACGGGGTCATAGGACATATATATGGAGTCAGACCATGAGACACCAGCGTTCAAGTCCTGGGTTTGTGCTTTgtctaacctctctgggcttcagtgttctcatctgtaataGGTTGGGTTAGGTTGGGTTGAGGAAGAAATTAAGATGACATTTGTAAATAACTCCAGTACCATTCCTGGCATGTCTGAGGTGCTCAGAAGCAGTTTAAAAAGAGTGACCTTGAAAGGTCATAAGGACTCTTCCCATCCTCATTCCAGGACAAAGACCTGAAGTATTTCAGGGTGTCTCAAACACCTCAAGCCACCTCCTCCAATACCTTGCCTTGTCAGCTCATTTCCTTATGTTCAGACACACTTTTCTCGTGCTGCAGAATTggcccaacccccaccccagtgaGTCAATTAACTCAAATTCATCAAGAAAGATACTCTTTCTAAGTGCATCTCCCCAGCAACCCTCCTGTAGTCTTTCTTTCCCAGGCTAAACccattctctttatatttttatctcccCCTTTCCTCATGGCCCCCAATCTCCAAACTCTCAAGCTTCAGGTCTTTCTACTAGTATCTTGAGGAGGAACGTTTCAGAATACCTGGATCAGCTTTGGGAGAGTAAAGGAGTAGGGAGTGGAGAGGCATaagccagaaggagaaaagagaggcaaagcAGAGGGGAAATGGGGCCGGGAGAGGTTAGCCAGTCTGCCCTGTGGCCATGAGGGGATGAGGAGTGAACAGTAGGGTTTTAAGCCCCTGGACACTCTGCCCTGGGGCTTGACCTGGATGTGGGTGTGGACCTGCTGGGAAATGGTGAGCAAAGGGTTTTTGGTAGCACGTGTTGGACAGAGGTACCTGCAGGAGCCGTCAGGCGCACAGCAGCCGTGGGCCAGGTCACAGTGGGAGCTGCAGTCATCGGCTGCAAGAGATTGAGGTGGGAAGGGTGAGACCGAGTCAGGGCTCCGCTCCCTGAGACGCGGGGCTCGGAGGAGCGGGGTCTCACTAATTGGCTGGGCTCTGCTCCAGGCTGGGGCAGAACAGAGTCCTCGCCGCCTCGCAAGGGGCTCTCTAGGTCTGGTCAAGCCCGCGGGTCGGAGGCTGCAGTGCCGTCTCTGGCCGGCAGAGGTCAACGCGCAAGCGACGGATGGCGGGGCAGGGCCGCGACCCGAGCCCGGGGGCGCGCTCACCTCCCGCAGGCTGAACGGGCGCCCCCAGGATGCACAACAGGCACACGAGATGTAGACAGCGGCAGCCGCTGGGCATGGTCAGCGCCGGCCTCAGGAGGGAAGGACGGATGGACGGCCGGACGTGCGCACACCTGTGGGACGGCACGGGCTGGGaggcggcgggacccggagacGGTGGCACGGAATCCGGTTCGAGGGACACGAGTCGAGGGGGAAGAGGGGCGTCGGGACAGAaggaggtgggggcgggagggcggaGGCGGGGAAGGCTGGGCAGGCGAGGGGACCGGAGACAGGAGCCCCGGAGCGGGCTCTGTGGGAAGGAGGCGAAGGATGGACAGCGCGGAACGAGGTCCAGGCGCCGGAGGGGCCCGGGCTGGGCACGCAGGCCGCACGGCGGACTCCGCGGGGATGGGGACAGCGCCGGGAGGCGGCCTCGGGCGCGGAGGGGACGCGGGGGCCGGTTCCCGGCAGCGGGCAGTCTCCGCCTCCCACCTcgactccccccgccccccccccccggacctGCTCTCCACGTCCCCTTCCCATCTCCGTCGCCTCGGCTCGGCCGCGGCGCGgggcctgggtccccaggacgCCCCTGGCTCCGCGCGCCCCTGCCCTCGCGGTCCTCACCTCGGGCTGGGAGGCAGCGCGCCCCGGGACGCAGAGCGGGGCGGGATCCGACGGGCTCCGCCaaggggccggggcgcggggccacCCCTAGCCGGCCGCGGGGACGGGCGCCGAGGCGGCTGCCATGCGAGCCGAGCGCTCGCAAATCTGGGGCTCAAGGCGACCCCgagcggcggcgcggcggcggcggctgctccTCGCGCGCGCTCAGGCGGCCTGCCAGGGGCGGCGTGTGCCGGCGGAGCCCGCCCCCCCTCCCGGAGCTCCCGCCCCCCCTCCCGGAgctcccgccccccacccgcgGGCGTCCGGCGCCCACCCCCCGCGACGCAGGGCTCACACCTCGCCCCggcgccccccggggcccccgccttCGCTGCCACCTAGCCCTTCCGAACCTCGCTTTCTTCAGCGAAAAGAGGAAATTAGGggaatcaaaaa from the Canis lupus dingo isolate Sandy chromosome 12, ASM325472v2, whole genome shotgun sequence genome contains:
- the DLK2 gene encoding protein delta homolog 2 isoform X1, with the translated sequence MGRSWKAGNGNEERRGGRGGGGEHTHESRCAHVRPSIRPSLLRPALTMPSGCRCLHLVCLLCILGAPVQPAGADDCSSHCDLAHGCCAPDGSCRCDPGWEGLHCERCVRMPGCQHGTCHQPWQCICHSGWAGKFCDKDEHICTTQNPCRNGGQCVYDGGGEYHCVCPPSFHGHDCERKSGPCEQAGSPCRNGGQCQDDQGFALNFTCRCLVGFVGSRCEVNVDDCLMRPCANGATCLDGINRFSCLCPEGFAGRFCTVNLDDCASRPCQRGARCRDRVHDFDCLCPSGYGGKTCELILPVSEPATIVDIPLGTTSALAVPATGPVPHSVGAGLLRISVKEVVRRQEAGLGVSSLVAVVVFGALTTALVLSTMLLTLRAWRRGVCPPGPCCYPAPHYAPACQDQECQVSMLPAGLPLSPDLPPEPGKTTAL
- the DLK2 gene encoding protein delta homolog 2 isoform X2, with the protein product MPSGCRCLHLVCLLCILGAPVQPAGADDCSSHCDLAHGCCAPDGSCRCDPGWEGLHCERCVRMPGCQHGTCHQPWQCICHSGWAGKFCDKDEHICTTQNPCRNGGQCVYDGGGEYHCVCPPSFHGHDCERKSGPCEQAGSPCRNGGQCQDDQGFALNFTCRCLVGFVGSRCEVNVDDCLMRPCANGATCLDGINRFSCLCPEGFAGRFCTVNLDDCASRPCQRGARCRDRVHDFDCLCPSGYGGKTCELILPVSEPATIVDIPLGTTSALAVPATGPVPHSVGAGLLRISVKEVVRRQEAGLGVSSLVAVVVFGALTTALVLSTMLLTLRAWRRGVCPPGPCCYPAPHYAPACQDQECQVSMLPAGLPLSPDLPPEPGKTTAL